In the Verrucomicrobiia bacterium genome, one interval contains:
- the cysS gene encoding cysteine--tRNA ligase, producing MKLHNTLTRKVEEFKSLEPGAVRMYTCGPTVYDHIHIGNLAAYVYADIERRVLSASGYEVRQVMNYTDVDDKTIRRSAEHYPDLSPEEALAKLTDNYKQIFLDDITAIGNDVAAITFVSAVASIEGMRALITDLHKDGFAYIADDGVYFSIEKYRASGKKYGQLLKLDASNTSSARINNDEYDKDSVHDFALWKTRKGNEPAWEFELDGQELLGRPGWHIECSVMSVNNLGQPFDIHTGGVDNVFPHHENEIAQSTAGKGDIYAQYFVHNEHLLVDGKKMAKSAQNFFTLQDIRERGYEPMAFRLVVLQSHYRSQSNFSWDILDSATNSLQNLRAWADLRLQSFSSPELATYNQEAGQHILEQAQNDLHIPDALTYVYGAVTKAEELGPDKDSIAELVRDIDALLGLGLGDSEDITADQKELLSQRQKARDNKDFAASDKLRDQLKEQGIGVRDTPHGQVWHRT from the coding sequence ATGAAACTACACAACACCCTGACCCGAAAAGTAGAAGAATTCAAGTCACTAGAACCCGGCGCGGTTCGCATGTACACCTGTGGTCCCACTGTCTACGACCATATTCATATCGGTAATCTAGCAGCCTATGTCTATGCCGACATAGAACGCCGTGTACTGTCAGCCAGTGGCTACGAGGTCCGGCAGGTCATGAACTACACCGATGTAGACGACAAAACCATTCGCCGCAGTGCCGAACACTACCCAGATCTGTCCCCAGAAGAAGCTCTGGCCAAACTGACAGACAACTACAAGCAGATATTTTTAGACGATATCACTGCCATAGGCAATGATGTGGCGGCTATTACATTCGTGAGCGCTGTTGCCAGTATCGAGGGTATGCGTGCCCTTATCACCGACCTACACAAAGACGGCTTTGCTTATATTGCCGACGACGGTGTGTATTTTTCTATAGAAAAATATCGGGCCAGTGGCAAAAAGTATGGTCAGCTGCTAAAACTAGATGCCAGCAATACCAGCAGCGCCCGCATAAACAACGACGAATACGACAAAGACTCTGTACATGACTTTGCACTCTGGAAAACCCGCAAGGGCAACGAACCCGCCTGGGAATTCGAGCTGGACGGGCAAGAGCTGCTGGGCAGGCCAGGGTGGCATATCGAATGCTCAGTCATGAGCGTGAACAACTTGGGACAACCCTTCGACATACACACCGGCGGCGTAGACAACGTCTTTCCACACCATGAAAACGAAATAGCCCAGAGCACAGCCGGCAAGGGCGATATCTATGCTCAGTACTTTGTACATAACGAACACCTGCTAGTAGACGGCAAAAAGATGGCCAAGTCAGCCCAGAACTTCTTTACCCTGCAAGACATCCGCGAGCGCGGGTACGAGCCCATGGCTTTCCGCTTAGTCGTGTTGCAGTCTCACTACCGGTCGCAGTCCAACTTTAGCTGGGACATCCTAGATTCAGCCACCAATTCGCTGCAAAACCTGCGCGCCTGGGCAGATCTACGGTTGCAATCTTTTAGCTCACCAGAATTGGCCACATATAACCAAGAAGCCGGACAGCACATACTGGAACAGGCACAAAACGATCTACACATTCCCGATGCCCTCACGTATGTATATGGCGCCGTCACCAAGGCCGAAGAGCTGGGGCCAGACAAAGATTCCATTGCAGAGCTCGTCCGTGATATAGACGCCCTGCTAGGGTTGGGACTAGGTGACTCAGAAGATATTACCGCTGACCAAAAAGAATTATTAAGCCAGCGACAAAAGGCCCGAGACAACAAAGACTTTGCCGCATCCGACAAACTGCGTGATCAACTAAAAGAGCAAGGCATCGGTGTCCGCGACACTCCTCACGGACAGGTTTGGCACCGAACATAA
- a CDS encoding DHH family phosphoesterase, which yields MQDKIKQLVDEAQKIVILQADNPDADSLASALALEQLLGEMNKEVHLYGGVDMPGYLKYLKGWDRVSPELPHQFDLSIIVDASTMTLFGKLVESGQHKMLANKPCVVLDHHAETDNLVPFATVMHNKPELASTGQVIYELWKELGWPVDATAAAFIMTSILGDTQGLANDLTTASTYRVMADLVDLGVNRPQLEEERRDLSKMHPDIFRYKATLIERTELHADGRLALTTIPHDEIMEYSPLYNPNALIQNEHLLTQGVLVSVSMKSYADGRITAAIRCNTTAPIAGQLAEHFGGGGHEYSSGFKITGGKSLDDTKAEVVKTTMQLLDGLEQS from the coding sequence ATGCAAGATAAAATCAAACAACTCGTTGATGAAGCTCAAAAAATCGTCATCCTCCAGGCCGACAATCCAGACGCCGACAGCCTAGCCAGTGCCCTCGCGCTCGAGCAGCTACTGGGCGAAATGAACAAAGAAGTGCACCTCTATGGCGGCGTGGATATGCCTGGCTACCTAAAGTACCTAAAGGGCTGGGACCGCGTGTCTCCGGAGCTACCCCATCAGTTTGATCTGAGTATTATCGTAGATGCCTCTACTATGACGCTGTTTGGTAAATTGGTTGAGTCTGGTCAGCACAAAATGCTGGCCAATAAACCATGTGTTGTACTGGACCATCATGCCGAAACCGACAACCTGGTGCCGTTTGCCACGGTCATGCACAACAAGCCAGAGCTGGCCTCTACCGGCCAGGTTATCTACGAACTATGGAAAGAGCTGGGCTGGCCAGTAGACGCGACAGCAGCAGCATTCATCATGACCTCTATCCTGGGTGACACGCAGGGCCTAGCCAACGACCTCACCACCGCCAGTACTTACCGGGTCATGGCAGATTTGGTAGACCTGGGCGTCAACCGACCGCAGCTAGAAGAAGAGCGCCGTGACCTGAGCAAAATGCACCCCGACATCTTTCGGTACAAGGCCACGCTGATTGAGCGCACCGAGTTGCACGCCGACGGACGGCTGGCGCTGACAACCATCCCCCATGACGAAATCATGGAATACAGCCCGCTATATAACCCCAATGCCCTTATTCAGAACGAGCACCTACTGACGCAAGGTGTCCTGGTGTCAGTGTCTATGAAGAGCTACGCCGACGGACGTATCACGGCAGCCATCCGTTGCAACACCACTGCGCCTATCGCCGGGCAGCTGGCCGAGCATTTTGGTGGTGGTGGGCATGAATACTCCAGCGGCTTCAAGATCACCGGTGGCAAGTCACTCGACGACACCAAGGCCGAGGTAGTCAAAACTACCATGCAACTGCTAGACGGGCTTGAACAGAGTTAA
- a CDS encoding PIG-L family deacetylase produces the protein MAITDIQFTATTSLEFQPGGVVLAELAHADDEFEIAHGLAGAAAARDAGLIARVMVHYATDSAASSNPGHRPNQDRTQETLDSLLSVFGIPADDVMFGDLPDGTLSPTDPTVVESVLDSMRVAGATDVLTLGAGSTNPTYPNHSDHSAVHQAVLIARDRGVNVWGLGPDSQATAHATGSLATKLAVMTQHGSQFTAIDRAEWPEAWGANLPTGWRLVGGFAVDAYTAGVLDRYQDILHQEHYVRYPKDP, from the coding sequence ATGGCAATCACCGACATACAATTTACCGCAACGACTTCTCTGGAATTTCAGCCGGGTGGTGTCGTGCTGGCCGAGCTGGCCCATGCAGATGACGAATTCGAAATAGCCCACGGCCTGGCAGGAGCTGCCGCAGCCCGCGACGCAGGGCTAATCGCCCGGGTCATGGTGCACTACGCAACCGATAGCGCAGCCAGCTCCAACCCAGGCCACAGGCCAAACCAAGATCGGACTCAAGAGACACTGGACAGCCTGCTAAGCGTGTTTGGCATACCTGCGGACGATGTTATGTTTGGCGACCTACCAGACGGAACGCTGTCGCCAACCGACCCCACTGTAGTAGAGAGCGTGTTGGACTCTATGCGGGTCGCTGGAGCAACCGACGTCCTCACCCTGGGCGCCGGCTCGACCAATCCCACCTATCCTAACCACAGCGATCATAGCGCCGTTCACCAAGCAGTATTGATAGCAAGAGATCGAGGCGTGAATGTATGGGGGCTCGGCCCGGACAGCCAGGCCACCGCACATGCCACAGGCAGCCTGGCGACCAAGCTAGCCGTCATGACCCAGCATGGCAGTCAGTTTACCGCCATAGACAGGGCAGAGTGGCCAGAAGCCTGGGGCGCAAACTTACCCACTGGCTGGAGGCTGGTAGGAGGCTTTGCCGTAGACGCCTATACCGCCGGCGTATTAGATAGATACCAGGACATCCTGCACCAGGAACACTACGTCCGATACCCAAAAGATCCGTAA
- a CDS encoding YbaB/EbfC family nucleoid-associated protein codes for MGRFDQAKMLLQVKKLQKELQKMIITAEQGDGAVKVEITGEQKIKKIHIDPERVDLDDIQELERWIEDAVKDAIQQSQKIAAEKMQPFMGALSELGM; via the coding sequence ATGGGACGATTTGATCAAGCTAAGATGTTACTTCAGGTTAAGAAACTGCAGAAAGAACTGCAGAAAATGATCATCACTGCCGAGCAAGGTGACGGTGCCGTAAAGGTAGAGATCACCGGCGAACAGAAGATCAAGAAAATCCACATAGATCCTGAGCGCGTCGACCTAGACGACATCCAGGAACTAGAGCGCTGGATAGAAGACGCCGTCAAAGACGCTATACAACAGAGTCAAAAAATCGCCGCTGAAAAAATGCAACCCTTCATGGGCGCCCTCAGCGAACTCGGCATGTAG
- a CDS encoding alpha/beta fold hydrolase — MQDIRELKTDKLTIASGHLDVGNGHKVYFEHWGNPKAKTPVLTFHGGPGSQYRWRHKAIFDPRYHRVIFFDQRGSGNSLPYGKLEHNTTNDLMEDAQKILSHLGIKHVYVFGRSWGSTLATLFTIRYPEVAKATLVGGVYTGSRTETEYVDQGHFQRFYPEVWERFVASVPAQHRGDPAQYHYQQLKKAGDEQALRISAEALENLELPLLGFDWRGYQDEGGRDVSAADRHEIYDHVPYRLYAHYLSQGCFLPDNYILSEAKHIKTPFAIVQGRYDMACPPATAYKLHQIIRHSKLYITLAGHGSGEAENQTTAKALIDTMFV; from the coding sequence ATGCAAGACATACGAGAGCTAAAGACCGACAAACTCACAATCGCGTCCGGGCACCTGGACGTGGGCAACGGACACAAAGTATATTTCGAGCATTGGGGCAATCCCAAGGCCAAAACTCCAGTATTGACCTTTCACGGGGGACCAGGCTCACAGTATAGGTGGAGACATAAAGCAATCTTTGACCCGCGCTACCATCGAGTTATCTTTTTTGACCAACGTGGTAGCGGCAACAGCCTGCCGTATGGCAAACTAGAGCACAATACTACCAACGACCTCATGGAAGACGCTCAGAAAATTTTGAGCCACCTGGGCATTAAGCACGTCTATGTGTTTGGTCGTTCGTGGGGTTCAACACTGGCCACGCTTTTTACCATTCGCTATCCAGAAGTTGCGAAAGCCACCTTAGTAGGTGGTGTGTATACTGGCTCTCGAACAGAGACGGAGTACGTGGATCAAGGACATTTTCAGCGATTCTACCCAGAAGTCTGGGAACGCTTTGTTGCCAGTGTACCTGCGCAGCATCGAGGTGACCCAGCACAGTACCACTATCAGCAGCTAAAGAAAGCTGGTGACGAGCAAGCCCTGAGGATATCTGCAGAGGCCCTAGAGAATCTTGAGCTGCCACTACTCGGCTTTGACTGGCGGGGCTATCAAGACGAGGGAGGGCGAGATGTATCCGCCGCCGATAGGCATGAAATCTACGACCATGTACCATACCGACTCTATGCCCACTATTTATCGCAAGGGTGTTTTTTGCCAGATAACTACATACTCTCAGAAGCAAAACATATCAAAACTCCATTTGCGATTGTCCAGGGTCGCTACGATATGGCTTGCCCGCCCGCAACCGCATACAAGCTCCATCAGATCATCCGACACAGCAAGTTATATATTACACTCGCCGGCCACGGCAGCGGTGAAGCAGAGAATCAAACTACCGCCAAGGCCCTCATAGATACTATGTTTGTATAA
- the recR gene encoding recombination mediator RecR, which produces MQILPPALEKVIESLGKLPGVGPRTAERYAYYLLKADPTTSKHLAETLQGLHEGVTFCKKTFALIEKGKELSDLYTDPSRDKKLVAVVAEPFDIVALEKTAQYKGTYHVLGGLVSPIDGVGPEQLHIAELMQRIDEDNVEEIILATNASVEGESTALYIQQQLGDRQAKVTRLARGLPVGVDLEYADQITLGRALEGRTVL; this is translated from the coding sequence TTGCAGATACTGCCACCGGCACTAGAGAAAGTTATTGAGTCCCTAGGAAAACTCCCTGGGGTTGGGCCACGCACAGCCGAGCGCTATGCGTACTATCTGCTCAAAGCAGACCCCACCACGTCCAAGCACCTTGCAGAAACCCTGCAGGGACTGCACGAAGGCGTAACATTCTGCAAAAAAACCTTTGCCCTCATAGAAAAAGGCAAGGAACTGTCAGACCTGTACACCGACCCCTCGCGTGACAAAAAGCTAGTGGCCGTGGTGGCCGAGCCCTTTGATATTGTAGCTCTGGAAAAAACTGCCCAATACAAAGGCACCTACCATGTACTGGGCGGTCTGGTATCACCCATTGATGGTGTGGGGCCCGAGCAACTGCATATCGCCGAACTCATGCAACGCATAGACGAAGACAACGTCGAAGAAATCATCTTGGCTACTAATGCCAGCGTAGAGGGCGAATCAACCGCCCTGTACATTCAGCAGCAGCTAGGCGACCGGCAGGCTAAGGTAACGCGGCTAGCCCGCGGCCTGCCGGTAGGCGTAGACCTAGAGTATGCTGACCAGATTACACTGGGGCGAGCGCTCGAGGGCCGGACTGTTCTTTAA